In Fibrobacter sp. UWR3, the DNA window CTCTATCCAATAGAGCGCGAGTTTCCTTGCCGTCCAGTTCTTCTTGACTGCGATGGATTCAATGCCCTTCGTGATAAGCGGAATCGTTTCGGGCAAGTTGAGTTTCCATTCCTTGTCGTCCCATTCGAAAATCATGATGGGCACTTCGGGGCTCTTGGCAAGACCGATGCTCCCGCGATCGTTCTTCACCTTCATGGGGCCAAGCGGCAAGTTGGTGAGCCTGTCGAACATCCCGCTCTTGCTGAGCATCATGAACAGCATGCGGTCCTCGTCGGTGGCCCACAGGTGCTCACGCTCGTAAAGGCGGTAGAGGATAATGGAATAGGCCTCGTAGAACTGGCACGTGTCAATCGCCTCTGCATTGTAGGTACGAGCATGGTTCTCGAGCGTATCGAGCCAGTATTCCGAAGTATCGGTCAGGAAGGCGTAAAGGGTATCTGCGGGGGCACCCTCGCGCACGGCTGCGATAAAGTTGTTGAACATGATTTCGAGCAGGGCCTGCTTATCCTGCTGCTGGCCCTCGTACAGGGCATCCTTCACCTGGGCAGAAACCTCGTTCGAGCCCGAGGCCGCATCCTTGGCTCCGGAATTTTCGGACGTGCCCGCACAGGCGACAAAACCAAGCGCAAGCAGAGCCACAAGCGCCACAACTATTTTATTTTTCAGGTCATGCATCGCGATACCTACCTCAGAATGACATTGGACCAGCTGCTCGCCGCCTGCACCCAGAAGGGTTTCCAGGGGTCTGGCCCGGGCGGGCAACACCGCAACAAGACCAATACCGGAGTCCAGCTGAACCTTCCGCAGTACAATTTAGAAATCAAATCCTGCGAAGCGAGGAGCGCGAAGGAAAATAAGACCCATGCACTGCACCGCATGCAGATGGCGCTTGCCCTGAACGTGCGCGAAACGCCACCAGCTACAGAAATCCCCTTCCCCGGGAGCAACGGGCACATACAGACCAGCAATGCGCTGTTCCCATTGTTCGTGGCACACGTGTTCGACATCATGGCGACCAAGAACGGAGACACGAAGGCTGCGGCACAGGCGTTCGGCATAAGCCCGAGCGCCCTCGTGAAGATACTCAGGCAAGACAAGGCCTGCGCAGAAAAGCTGCAGAACCAGCGCGTTGCCGGCGGGAAGGCGAAACTGAAACTGTAGGCCAGTATTAATTCGCCGGTTTTAAACTGAATTTATCGGTTTTAAACTGAGTTCGTTGGTTTTAAACTGCGCCGGCGATTAATCATATCGATCAACTGCTGATTAGACGCCCGTAAAGGGGCGTTTTTTATTGCTCCAAAAAATTTTTTCGACGATTTGGCTCATTTTCCGTTTTAAACCGTTTTAAGGGTAGGACCACCCAACACAGGAGGTTTTATGAGTCCTACCAAAATGATCAAGAAGGCCGTGTGCACGCTCGCCATGGCCCTGTGCGCAGTCCCGTTCTGGAACTGCGGTTCCGAATCGCCCGAAGGTGCACCGACAGGTTCGCTCGAAGGGAAAACCGCAAGCGTAGCGCTCCGCGTCACCCACGTCGAAGTGCCGCTTATGGACAGCATCGTCGTGGAATGCGTTGGCGCGGATTCGCTCCACCTCACGGCAGGCGCGAAGGACGCACGCTTTGACCTGGACCTTTTCCCGCATGACCACTGGAAGTTCAGGGCGATGCTCTACGCGAACGGGGCGCTGATGCAGAAGGGAGAAATCGAGATGAAGCTCGAGGCCGGCAGCACCGTGGATGTATCTATCCCGATGCACGCCCTCGTCGGCTTCGTGTACGTGGAAATCCCCCTCGGGTTCGGCAACCCGGCGGGTATCGCCTCGGGCACACTCACGCTCGCCTCATCGCAGGCCACGTTCACCTACCCGATGGAAACCTCGGGCCTGAACGCCACCTTCAAGAGCGAGATGCTGGCGCTCGGGCTCGACTATGCGGTTACGCTCTCCCTGCGGGATTCTTCCGGCGTGGAAATCTACAGCATGCTGGACACGCTCCGTATAGACGAGAACACTCCGGTACCGGAACTCTCGATAAACTCCCTCCGGGCCAAGACGAAAATCGCCCTGCAGGTAGCGGACGACGTGGAACTGCAGATTCCGCTCACGCTCCCCGCCACCCGCAGGAAGGCGAAGGAGGGCGACCTCGTGATCAGTGAATTCCTCGTAAATTCAAAAAACGATTCTATCGCCTTCGACTTCGTGGAGGTCTACAACGGGAGCAACGATACACTGC includes these proteins:
- a CDS encoding peptide chain release factor-like protein, with translation MHRDTYLRMTLDQLLAACTQKGFQGSGPGGQHRNKTNTGVQLNLPQYNLEIKSCEARSAKENKTHALHRMQMALALNVRETPPATEIPFPGSNGHIQTSNALFPLFVAHVFDIMATKNGDTKAAAQAFGISPSALVKILRQDKACAEKLQNQRVAGGKAKLKL